A part of Rhopalosiphum maidis isolate BTI-1 chromosome 3, ASM367621v3, whole genome shotgun sequence genomic DNA contains:
- the LOC113558106 gene encoding 33 kDa inner dynein arm light chain, axonemal-like yields the protein MNNTELLAFLSKGVLKWNSVKDITDVVEQNNDTKKDKVKDSVLEEVFPPRVWTRINNENKVITLRQTISREPSNRDEVTKMIIVLNQLEQFYRFKKTGICETRNYIYNLFFDEVLRQIIILDEDLGAILFRIHNEYKNTIFILKCMLDKAVLSQNMYPDSLNVNPEYDKEVEDLKTINDDLKIKCRQSKQKYLDKLKKKESGENYKLIIALKIKYKTLMTYIKRSTEQLKEQMNMITPSTKTSYLIQSKVNPT from the exons atgaataataccgAATTGCTTGCGTTTTTAAGCAAAGGAGTCTTGAAATGGAACTCTGTTAAGGATATTACTGACGTTGTAGAACAA AACAATGACACAAAAAAAGATAAGGTTAAAGATTCTGTATTAGAAGAAGTATTTCCTCCCAGAGTATGGACTcgcattaataatgaaaacaaagtGATAACTTTGAGACAGACAATTTCCAGAGAACCGTCAAATAGAGACGAGGTGACAAAAATGATTATCGTTTTGAACCAACTAGAAcagttttatagatttaagaAAACAGGGATATGCGAGACAAGaaactatatttacaatttatttttcg ATGAAGTTTTAAGACAAATCATAATTTTGGATGAAGATCTTGGAGCAATTTTATTTAGGATTCACAACGAGTATAAAAACACGATTTTCATCTTAAAATGTATGCTCGATAAAGCAGTGTTATCTCAAAATATGTATCCGGATTCATTG aaCGTCAATCCAGAATATGACAAGGAAGTTGAagatttgaaaacaataaatgatgatttaaaaataaaatgtagacaatcaaaacagaaatatttagataagttGAAGAAAAAAGAGTCAGgtgagaattataaattaataattgcattgaaaattaaatacaaaacgcTGATGACCTACATTAAACGATCAACAGAACAACTCAAA GAACAGATGAATATGATAACGCCATCAACAAAGACTTCTTATCTGATCCAAAGTAAAGTCAATCCCACCTAG